The Solanum lycopersicum chromosome 9, SLM_r2.1 genome window below encodes:
- the LOC104645285 gene encoding uncharacterized protein, with product MTLDRDCVLCKRAKESMEHLFIQCHYAEAVWERLLRWINVQSNMPKSWTEFIQWCVKNGKEKTVRAQILKGVLAEGVYEKWSERNKRIFEEKSSLIDEVVKRIAYVTIARFPNSLINVIKLRNI from the coding sequence ATGACACTTGATAGAGATTGTGTACTGTGCAAAAGGGCAAAAGAGAGTATGGAGCATTTGTTCATCCAATGTCACTATGCTGAAGCAGTATGGGAGAGGCTGCTAAGGTGGATTAATGTACAAAGCAACATGCCAAAGTCTTGGACAGAGTTTATTCAATGGTGTGTTAAAAATGGGAAAGAGAAGACTGTTAGAGCTCAAATATTGAAAGGGGTACTTGCAGAAGGAGTCTATGAGAAGTGGAGTGAAAGAAACAAGAGAATTTTTGAAGAGAAGAGTAGCTTGATTGATGAAGTTGTTAAGAGGATAGCTTATGTAACTATAGCTAGATTTCCCAATAGTCTTATCAATGTTATTAAACTTAGGAATATTTGA